One Mycolicibacterium goodii genomic region harbors:
- the nadA gene encoding quinolinate synthase NadA, with protein MPETALADRIVDGPGGYSGIDGDEQWAAEVRRLVELRGATLLAHNYQLPAIQDVADHVGDSLALSRIAAEAPEDTIVFCGVHFMAETAKILSPDKTVLIPDQRAGCSLADSITAEELQAWKDDHPGAVVVSYVNTTAAVKALTDICCTSSNAVEVVASIPEDREVLFCPDQFLGAHVRRVTGRKNMHVWAGECHVHAGINGDELASQARAHPDAELFVHPECGCATSALYLAGEGAVPEERVKILSTGGMLDAARETDARQVLVATEIGMLHQLRRAAPEVDFLAVNDRASCTYMKMITPAALLRCLVEGADEVHVDPETARLGRASVQRMIEIGQPGGGE; from the coding sequence ATGCCCGAAACGGCGCTCGCGGACCGGATTGTCGACGGCCCCGGCGGCTACTCGGGCATCGACGGTGACGAGCAGTGGGCCGCGGAGGTCCGCAGGCTCGTCGAGCTTCGCGGTGCGACACTGCTGGCGCACAACTACCAGCTTCCGGCCATCCAGGACGTCGCCGACCACGTCGGGGACTCGCTGGCGCTGTCCCGCATCGCGGCCGAGGCGCCCGAGGACACCATCGTTTTCTGCGGTGTGCACTTCATGGCCGAGACCGCCAAGATCCTCAGCCCGGACAAGACCGTCCTGATCCCGGATCAGCGTGCCGGATGCTCGCTGGCGGACTCGATCACGGCAGAAGAGCTGCAGGCGTGGAAGGACGACCACCCCGGCGCGGTCGTCGTGTCCTATGTCAACACCACCGCCGCGGTGAAGGCGCTGACCGACATCTGCTGCACGTCGTCGAACGCCGTCGAGGTCGTGGCCTCCATCCCAGAGGACCGCGAGGTGCTGTTCTGCCCCGACCAGTTCCTCGGCGCCCACGTCCGGCGCGTGACCGGCCGCAAGAACATGCATGTGTGGGCCGGGGAATGCCATGTGCACGCCGGTATCAACGGCGACGAACTGGCGTCGCAGGCACGCGCGCACCCCGACGCCGAGCTGTTCGTCCATCCTGAGTGCGGCTGCGCCACGTCGGCGCTGTACCTCGCCGGCGAGGGCGCTGTCCCCGAGGAACGCGTCAAGATCCTGTCGACGGGCGGCATGCTCGACGCCGCGCGGGAGACCGACGCACGTCAGGTGCTGGTCGCCACGGAGATCGGCATGCTGCACCAGTTGCGAAGGGCTGCACCGGAAGTCGATTTCCTCGCGGTCAACGACCGGGCCTCGTGCACGTACATGAAGATGATCACGCCGGCCGCGTTGCTGCGGTGCCTCGTCGAGGGCGCCGACGAGGTCCACGTCGACCCGGAGACCGCACGTCTCGGCCGTGCCAGCGTGCAGCGGATGATCGAGATCGGGCAGCCCGGCGGCGGCGAATGA
- the nrtR gene encoding DNA-binding transcriptional regulator NrtR, with protein MLAVVFQVRDLDTRQPNLSVLLWQRALEPERDKWSLPGGRLRDDEDLTTSVRRQLAEKVDLRELAHLEQLAVFSDPKRVPGERTIASTFLGLVPSPATPALPDDTRWHPVHELPEMAFDHAPMVEHARSRLMAKLSYTNIGFALAPKEFVISSLRDVYSAALDYQVDATNLQRVLERRKVITRTGTTARSGRSGGRPAALYRFTESRYRVTDEFAALRPPG; from the coding sequence GTGCTCGCCGTCGTGTTCCAGGTTCGCGACCTCGACACGCGTCAACCGAATCTCAGCGTCCTCTTGTGGCAACGGGCACTGGAACCCGAACGCGACAAGTGGTCACTTCCCGGCGGTCGCCTGCGCGACGACGAGGATCTGACCACCTCCGTGCGGCGTCAACTCGCGGAGAAAGTCGACCTGCGCGAGCTCGCACATCTCGAGCAACTCGCGGTGTTCTCCGATCCGAAGCGGGTGCCGGGCGAACGCACGATCGCGTCGACCTTCCTGGGCCTTGTGCCCTCTCCCGCCACCCCGGCCCTGCCCGACGACACCCGGTGGCATCCGGTCCACGAACTGCCCGAGATGGCGTTCGACCACGCACCCATGGTCGAGCACGCCCGCTCCCGGCTGATGGCCAAACTCTCGTACACGAATATCGGATTTGCCTTGGCACCAAAAGAATTCGTCATCTCGTCACTGCGCGACGTGTACAGTGCGGCGCTGGACTACCAGGTGGACGCGACCAACCTGCAGCGTGTTCTCGAACGCCGCAAGGTGATCACCCGGACCGGGACCACGGCGCGGTCGGGCCGCAGCGGCGGGCGTCCCGCAGCCCTCTACCGGTTCACCGAGTCGCGATATCGAGTCACCGACGAATTCGCAGCGTTGCGGCCTCCCGGGTGA
- a CDS encoding lipase family protein, translating into MDLASAANAADAEWIGRAPHEELDRDARPGLPGEDPFYVPPAGYHHAEPGTVLRSRDVELAFLGLVPQALHATQLLYRSTDRNGAPEAAVTTVIMPPDAREDCPFVSYQCAIDAISASCFPSYSLRRRAKVTGGLAQFELLLITAALAEGWAVSVPDHEGLDGMWGAPYEPGYHVLDGLRAAINSEHLPLSDASPIGLWGYSGGGLASAWAAEMSGSYAPELNIVGAVLGSPVGDLGQTFRRLNGTVFSGLPALVVAALADIYPGLNRIIAEHATTEGRKLLRRLHEMSTVEAVLRLARKDMDDLVDLPLEQILDSPEVTHVFDDIKLGVATPNPPVLLIQAVHDELISVDWIDELVEKYLTGGASVTYHRDLFSEHLLLHPMSAPMALRWLNDRFADRPLHANLVRTKWPTLLNPITYVGMARLAGIAAKVVTGRALRRRPL; encoded by the coding sequence ATGGACTTGGCCAGCGCCGCGAATGCGGCCGATGCCGAATGGATCGGCCGTGCACCGCACGAGGAACTGGACCGCGACGCCAGGCCGGGATTGCCCGGTGAGGATCCGTTCTATGTCCCACCGGCCGGCTACCACCACGCCGAACCCGGCACGGTCCTGCGCAGCCGCGATGTCGAACTGGCCTTTCTCGGGCTGGTCCCGCAGGCTCTGCACGCCACACAGCTGCTCTACCGGTCCACCGACCGCAACGGCGCCCCCGAGGCCGCGGTCACCACGGTGATCATGCCGCCAGACGCGCGTGAGGACTGCCCGTTCGTGTCCTACCAGTGCGCGATCGACGCGATCTCGGCGAGCTGCTTCCCGTCGTACTCGCTGCGCAGGCGCGCCAAGGTGACCGGGGGCCTCGCGCAGTTCGAGCTGCTGTTGATCACCGCCGCCCTGGCCGAGGGTTGGGCTGTCTCGGTCCCCGACCACGAGGGCCTCGACGGTATGTGGGGAGCGCCGTACGAACCCGGATACCACGTGCTCGACGGGCTGCGCGCGGCGATCAACTCCGAGCACCTGCCGCTGTCGGACGCATCGCCGATCGGGTTGTGGGGCTACTCCGGCGGCGGTCTGGCCAGCGCGTGGGCCGCGGAGATGAGCGGCTCCTATGCGCCCGAGCTGAACATCGTCGGCGCGGTGCTCGGCTCCCCCGTCGGCGATCTCGGCCAGACGTTCCGCCGGCTCAACGGCACGGTGTTCTCCGGGCTGCCCGCCCTGGTGGTCGCCGCGCTCGCCGACATCTACCCCGGTCTCAACCGCATCATCGCCGAGCACGCCACCACCGAGGGCCGCAAGCTGCTGCGACGGCTGCACGAGATGAGCACCGTCGAGGCCGTGCTGCGGCTGGCCCGCAAGGACATGGACGATCTCGTGGACCTACCGCTCGAGCAGATCCTCGACAGCCCGGAGGTCACCCACGTCTTCGACGACATCAAACTCGGTGTCGCGACCCCCAACCCTCCTGTGCTGCTCATCCAGGCCGTGCACGACGAGCTGATCTCGGTGGACTGGATCGACGAACTCGTCGAGAAGTACCTGACCGGAGGCGCCTCGGTGACCTACCACCGCGATCTGTTCAGTGAGCATCTGCTGCTGCACCCCATGTCGGCTCCCATGGCGTTGCGGTGGTTGAACGACCGATTCGCCGACCGTCCGCTGCACGCCAACCTGGTGCGCACCAAGTGGCCGACGCTGCTCAATCCCATCACCTACGTCGGGATGGCGCGGTTGGCCGGTATCGCCGCCAAGGTCGTCACCGGCCGCGCGCTGCGGCGCCGTCCGCTCTGA
- a CDS encoding DUF2567 domain-containing protein has translation MSVSDAPASVRAAPAGPMGGPRISRSRAAAIVVVTLTVAGALLGVVWSILAPPIHGVVALTRSGDRARAYLGAESDHFFTAAFMFTGLLVVLGVVAAVALWQWRAHRGPALATALVAGCAAAAGAAAGIGALLVRGRYGSIDVAGAPVTPENRVHYVVEAPPVFFGHTPLQVAASILFPAAVAALVYALIAVSTARDDLGAWPPVEPPAYPVLPPMVTPPHP, from the coding sequence ATGAGCGTCTCCGACGCCCCCGCGTCCGTCCGGGCGGCGCCCGCAGGACCCATGGGCGGGCCCCGCATCTCGCGATCCCGCGCGGCGGCCATCGTGGTGGTGACGCTGACGGTCGCAGGCGCACTGCTCGGGGTGGTGTGGTCGATCCTGGCGCCCCCGATCCACGGCGTGGTCGCGCTGACCCGCAGCGGCGACCGCGCGCGGGCGTATCTCGGTGCCGAGTCCGATCACTTCTTCACCGCGGCGTTCATGTTCACGGGCCTGCTCGTGGTGCTCGGAGTCGTCGCCGCGGTCGCGCTGTGGCAGTGGCGCGCGCACCGCGGCCCGGCGCTCGCGACGGCCCTGGTGGCGGGGTGCGCCGCGGCAGCCGGTGCGGCGGCCGGCATCGGCGCCCTGTTGGTGCGCGGTCGTTACGGCTCGATCGACGTCGCGGGAGCCCCGGTCACACCGGAGAACCGCGTGCACTACGTCGTGGAGGCGCCGCCGGTGTTCTTCGGCCACACGCCGTTACAGGTCGCGGCGAGCATCCTGTTCCCGGCCGCCGTCGCGGCCCTGGTGTATGCACTCATCGCGGTGTCGACGGCGCGTGACGATCTGGGCGCGTGGCCGCCGGTCGAGCCTCCGGCCTATCCGGTGCTGCCGCCGATGGTCACCCCGCCGCATCCCTGA
- the bioB gene encoding biotin synthase BioB: MDVLGVAREQVLERGVGLDQQQTLQVLQLPDDRLDELLSLAHDVRMRWCGPDVEVEGIISLKTGGCPEDCHFCSQSGLFASPVRSAWLDVPSLVEAAKQTAKTGATEFCIVAAVRGPDERLLAQVAAGIEAIRNEVDIQIACSLGMLTEEQVQRLADMGVHRYNHNLETARSFFPNVVTTHTWEERWDTLNMVREAGMEVCCGGILGMGETLEQRAEFAANLAELDPHEVPLNFLNPRPGTPFGDLEVLPASEALKAVAAFRLALPRTMLRFAGGREITLGDLGAKQGILGGINAVIVGNYLTTLGRPAEADLQLLDDLQMPIKALNATL; the protein is encoded by the coding sequence ATGGATGTACTGGGTGTGGCCCGCGAGCAGGTGCTGGAGCGCGGCGTCGGCCTCGATCAGCAGCAGACCCTGCAGGTGCTGCAGCTGCCCGATGACCGCCTCGACGAATTGCTGTCACTGGCGCACGACGTGCGGATGCGCTGGTGCGGTCCCGACGTCGAGGTCGAGGGCATCATCAGCCTCAAGACCGGTGGTTGTCCGGAGGACTGCCACTTCTGTTCGCAGTCGGGTCTTTTCGCATCGCCGGTGCGCAGCGCGTGGCTCGATGTGCCGAGTCTGGTCGAGGCGGCCAAGCAGACCGCGAAGACCGGCGCCACCGAGTTCTGCATCGTCGCGGCGGTGCGCGGCCCCGACGAGCGCCTGCTGGCCCAGGTCGCCGCGGGCATCGAGGCGATCCGCAACGAGGTCGACATCCAGATCGCCTGCTCGCTGGGCATGCTCACCGAGGAACAGGTGCAGCGCCTGGCGGACATGGGCGTGCACCGCTACAACCACAACCTCGAAACCGCGCGGTCGTTCTTCCCGAACGTGGTGACCACACACACCTGGGAGGAGCGCTGGGACACCCTGAACATGGTCCGCGAGGCGGGCATGGAAGTGTGCTGCGGCGGGATTCTCGGGATGGGCGAGACGCTCGAGCAGCGCGCCGAGTTCGCGGCGAACCTCGCCGAACTGGACCCACACGAGGTACCGCTGAACTTCTTGAACCCGCGTCCTGGCACACCGTTCGGTGACCTCGAGGTGCTGCCCGCCTCGGAGGCGCTCAAGGCGGTCGCGGCATTCCGCCTCGCGCTCCCGCGCACGATGCTGCGCTTCGCGGGCGGCCGCGAGATCACCCTGGGCGACCTCGGCGCCAAGCAGGGCATCCTCGGCGGCATCAACGCCGTCATCGTCGGCAATTACCTGACCACGCTGGGCCGCCCGGCCGAGGCCGACCTGCAGTTGCTCGACGATCTGCAGATGCCCATCAAGGCTCTCAACGCCACCCTGTAA